The sequence below is a genomic window from Streptosporangium lutulentum.
GGCAAGTTCGCCCGCGTGCTGGGCAGCCAGGAATGCCGCCGAGTGCTGCGGGCCACCTACGTGGACAGCAAACGGCGATACGCGGTGACCACGGGAATCGCGGTGCTGCCCACCCGGGAGTCCGCGGTCGAGGCCGACAAGGCCAAAGACCTCAACAGCAACCTGTGGTTCCGCAGCCTGCCGGGCAACGCCGGCAGCGGAGCCGAACGCGTGCACATCGCGGGCGGTTACGCGGCCGGGATGGTGTGGGGCCGCTACATCGTGTTCAGTTACGCCACCTTCAGCGACGGCCACACGCCGACCGCGAAGGAGAAGGGCCTGGGCAAGGTCAGCAGCGCGTTCCGCGACCAGACGGCCAAGGTCGTGGAGCGCCGCGTCAGGAACTGAGCGTGCGCACCCGGCGGGTCTCGGCGGCCCGCCGGGCCAGGTCCTCCGCTCCCGGATAGAGCACCTCTTCGAGACAGAGGCCGTGCGCGGGCGCGACGTGCACCTTGGAATCCCGGACGACGCTCTTCAGCACCTGACCGGGCCAGTCCACGGGAAGCCGCCCCTCCCCGACGGGTAGCAGCGATCCGACGAGTGCCCGGACCATCGAGTGGCAGAACGCGTCGGCCACCACCGTCGCGACGAGGATGCCCTCCTCCCGCACCCAGTCGAGCCGCTGCAACTCACGAATCGTGGTCGCTCCCTCGCGTTTCTTGCAAAAGGCCGCGAAGTCGTGCTCTCCCAGCAGATGGGCGGCGGCCGCGTTCAACCGGTCGACGTCGAGGGGACGGCCGTACCAGGCGACCTCGCGCCTGCGGAGGGGGTCCACCCCGCCGGGCGTATCGGAGATCCGGTAGGCGTACCGCCGCGACATCGCTGAGAACCGGGCGTCAAAGCCCCCAGGAGCCACCGTGACGCGACGAACCCTCACATCCGAGGGCAGGACCCCTGCCAGCCTTCTCACCAGAGCAGAGAGCTGCTCATCGACGCTCTCCGGCGATCCGGGCTCGGCGGGAGCGCTTGCCGGGGACGCCCCCCGGCGGTGGCGGCTCTCCAGCGCGCCGAATCCGCCGGCGTCCAGATCCACATGGGCGACCTGGCCCCGCGCGTGCACTCCGGCATCGGTCCGCCCGGCCACCGTCAGCGCCGGCGGTTCGGGAAGCCGGAAGATCTTGCCGAGCGCCTCCTCGATCTCTCCCTGGACGGTTCGCTGTCCGGGCTGCTTCGCCCAGCCGGAGAAGTCGGTGCCGTCATAGGCGAGATCCAGGCGCAGCCGTACCACGATTTTTCCTCCTGGAAAGCGGAAACGGGCCCGGCATCTCCCAGAGAGGAGGTGCCGGGCCCGTTCACAGGACCTGAAAGATCAGGCGTTGTCCTTCTTGGCCTCGGTCTCCTCGGCGGGAGCCTCGGCGGCCTCGGCGGTCTCCTCGGAAGCCTTCGGCTCCTCGGTGGTCTCCTCGGCCTTGGTCTCTTCGACCTTGGTCTCTTCGGCCTTCGGCTTCTCGGCAGCGGCCTGGC
It includes:
- the truA gene encoding tRNA pseudouridine(38-40) synthase TruA, translating into MVRLRLDLAYDGTDFSGWAKQPGQRTVQGEIEEALGKIFRLPEPPALTVAGRTDAGVHARGQVAHVDLDAGGFGALESRHRRGASPASAPAEPGSPESVDEQLSALVRRLAGVLPSDVRVRRVTVAPGGFDARFSAMSRRYAYRISDTPGGVDPLRRREVAWYGRPLDVDRLNAAAAHLLGEHDFAAFCKKREGATTIRELQRLDWVREEGILVATVVADAFCHSMVRALVGSLLPVGEGRLPVDWPGQVLKSVVRDSKVHVAPAHGLCLEEVLYPGAEDLARRAAETRRVRTLSS